A stretch of the Mycobacterium shigaense genome encodes the following:
- a CDS encoding DUF2710 family protein, which produces MVSGAGSRSEQSELKDQDLVEAVLRELSEAADKWEALVAQAETITYSVDMGDIRAVANSDGRLVELALHPTVMTGYAHAELADRLNLAIAALREEAAAENQARYGGDLH; this is translated from the coding sequence ATCGTGTCGGGGGCGGGCAGTCGCAGCGAGCAGAGCGAGCTGAAGGACCAAGATCTCGTCGAAGCTGTGCTGCGTGAGCTGAGCGAGGCGGCCGACAAGTGGGAAGCCCTTGTCGCGCAAGCTGAGACGATCACCTACAGCGTGGATATGGGGGATATTCGGGCGGTGGCAAATTCCGATGGCAGGTTGGTCGAGTTGGCGTTGCATCCAACCGTGATGACCGGCTACGCCCACGCAGAGCTGGCTGACAGATTGAATCTCGCGATCGCAGCGCTCCGCGAGGAGGCAGCAGCCGAGAACCAGGCCAGGTACGGCGGCGACTTGCATTGA
- the eccB gene encoding type VII secretion protein EccB: MPLNLSNRDQNSGHLFYNRRLRAAITRFSVRMKHDDRKQQAAVALSIVLVVIGMGWMALLHFMKPAGLVGQSSIIGDRDTGAIYAKINGRLYPALNLTSARLVIGTASAPVWVKANEIAKYPTGPMIGIPGAPDSLPVTASSVSAWSVCDTAATRGSGTAPLVTSIAGQLSPEGRSAPMGPTQAVLGTHKGATYVIWHGQRSRIDPTDRSVTFNLGLDPGVTYPIEISNALFDAMPSTEPIVLPAVPARGTPSRLLPGVVVGSVLETRDASGTVNGFYVLLPDGVQKITSFVADLLRTANSEGSTTPPLIPPDKLIQIPVIDVLDVDYYPSGKMEFVDTAANPTTCVGWEKQSGDPQARITLFTGRGLPVPIGMDSHVVHLVRDDRDPNSAEAQQTLMLPGAANFVTTTSGVATADSRESLYWLSPQGVRYGIQSDQSTLKALGLDPQAAVQAPWPIVRTFAVGPAIGRDAALVARDAVAGGGAVAPIPDSTESGG, translated from the coding sequence GTGCCACTCAATCTGTCCAATCGGGACCAGAACTCGGGGCACCTGTTTTACAACCGGCGGTTGCGGGCCGCGATCACCCGGTTTTCGGTCCGGATGAAGCACGACGACCGCAAACAGCAAGCGGCCGTGGCGCTGTCGATCGTGCTCGTCGTCATCGGCATGGGCTGGATGGCGTTGCTGCACTTCATGAAGCCCGCCGGCCTGGTCGGCCAGTCGTCCATCATCGGCGACCGTGACACCGGCGCCATTTATGCGAAGATCAACGGGCGCCTCTACCCCGCGCTCAATCTGACGTCGGCCCGGCTCGTGATCGGCACCGCCTCCGCCCCGGTCTGGGTAAAGGCGAACGAGATAGCGAAGTACCCGACCGGGCCGATGATCGGTATCCCCGGTGCGCCGGACAGCCTGCCGGTCACGGCGAGCTCCGTATCGGCGTGGTCGGTCTGCGACACCGCGGCTACCCGTGGCAGCGGCACCGCTCCCCTGGTGACCTCGATCGCCGGGCAGCTCTCGCCCGAGGGCCGATCGGCGCCGATGGGACCCACGCAGGCGGTCCTGGGCACTCACAAGGGCGCGACCTACGTCATCTGGCACGGCCAGCGGTCGCGCATCGATCCGACCGACCGATCGGTCACCTTCAACCTCGGACTCGACCCCGGCGTCACCTACCCGATAGAGATTTCGAATGCGCTCTTCGATGCGATGCCATCGACGGAACCCATTGTGCTGCCGGCAGTCCCGGCCCGCGGGACACCATCACGGTTGCTGCCGGGCGTGGTGGTCGGCAGCGTGCTGGAGACCCGTGACGCCAGCGGCACCGTGAACGGCTTCTATGTGCTGCTGCCCGACGGCGTGCAGAAGATCACCAGCTTCGTCGCCGACCTGTTGCGAACGGCGAACTCCGAGGGTTCGACCACGCCGCCGCTGATCCCGCCGGACAAGCTGATCCAAATCCCGGTGATCGACGTGCTCGACGTGGATTACTACCCGTCCGGGAAAATGGAATTCGTTGACACAGCGGCGAATCCGACGACATGCGTGGGCTGGGAGAAGCAGTCCGGTGACCCGCAGGCCCGAATCACCCTGTTCACCGGCCGCGGTCTACCCGTCCCCATCGGGATGGATTCGCACGTGGTGCATCTGGTTCGCGACGACCGTGACCCCAATTCGGCTGAGGCTCAACAAACATTGATGTTGCCGGGCGCCGCGAACTTCGTGACCACGACCAGCGGTGTCGCAACCGCGGACAGTCGGGAAAGCTTGTATTGGCTTTCACCGCAAGGGGTTCGGTACGGAATACAGTCGGATCAGTCCACCCTGAAGGCGCTGGGGCTGGATCCCCAGGCGGCCGTGCAAGCTCCGTGGCCGATCGTGCGCACCTTCGCCGTCGGGCCCGCGATAGGCCGCGATGCGGCCTTGGTCGCCCGTGACGCGGTGGCCGGCGGCGGGGCGGTGGCGCCCATTCCCGATTCCACCGAAAGCGGGGGGTAA